Proteins co-encoded in one Salvia splendens isolate huo1 chromosome 4, SspV2, whole genome shotgun sequence genomic window:
- the LOC121798647 gene encoding NADH dehydrogenase [ubiquinone] 1 alpha subcomplex subunit 9, mitochondrial-like: MQSVYRRLRHHHFDQSPAQIASFKSLIPLSDRFNGASDSRSASTLATKGVGHLVRKGTGGRSSVSGIVATVFGATGFLGRYLVQQLAKMGSQVLVPFRGPEDSQRHLKLMGDLGQIVPMKYNPRDENSIKAVMAKANVVINLIGREYETRNFSFEEVNHHMAEKLAVIAKEHGGIMRYIQVSGLGASPSSPSRMLKAKAAAEEAILRELPEVTVMRPAVMIGTEDRILNPWAHFAKKYSFLPLMGDGSTKIQPVYVADVASAIIAALKDDGSSMGKTYELGGPEIYTIHELAELMYDTIREWPRYVKVPFPVAKVLATPRELLLNKVPFPMPVPTIFNLDQIEALSTDTVVSDDALTFEDLGITPRKLKGYPTEFLIQYRKGGPQYGSTVSEKVSRSWD; the protein is encoded by the exons ATGCAGTCCGTTTACCGGCGGTTGCGCCACCACCACTTCGACCAATCACCTGCACAAATTGCCTCATTCAAATCGCTTATCCCTCTTTCCGATCGGT TTAATGGAGCAAGTGATTCGAGATCCGCTTCTACACTTGCCACCAAAGGCGTGGGTCATCTAGTTCGCAAGGGCACTGGTGGAAGATCATCCGTTag TGGCATTGTCGCGACAGTCTTTGGGGCTACAGGATTTCTTGGGCGCTATTTAGTGCAACAGCTTG CTAAGATGGGTTCTCAAGTGCTAGTTCCTTTCCGAGGCCCTGAGGATTCTCAACGTCACCTTAAATTGATGGGTGATTTGGGTCAG ATTGTTCCCATGAAATATAATCCAAGAGATGAAAATTCTATAAAGGCAGTGATGGCAAAGGCCAATGTTGTGATTAACCTCATTG GAAGGGAGTACGAGACAAGGAATTTTAGTTTTGAGGAAGTGAACCATCATATGGCTGAGAAGCTTGCTGTG ATTGCAAAAGAACATGGTGGTATCATGAGATACATCCAAGTTTCAGGCTTGGGAGCATCACCATCATCTCCATCCAGAATGCTTAAAGCTAAAGCAGCTGCTGAAGAAGCTATCTTACGAGAGCTACCCGAG GTCACAGTGATGAGACCTGCTGTGATGATTGGTACAGAGGATAGAATATTAAACCCATGGGCACACTTTGCTAAAAAGTAcagctttctcccacttatggGGGATGGATCAACTAA AATTCAGCCTGTATATGTAGCTGATGTTGCTTCTGCCATTATTGCGGCCTTAAAAGATGATGGATCCAGCATGGGCAAGACTTATGAACTTGGTGGACCAGAGATTTATACTATTCATGAACTA GCAGAACTAATGTATGACACCATTCGTGAATGGCCTCGCTATGTGAAAGTTCCTTTTCCTGTGGCTAAG GTACTTGCAACACCCCGTGAATTATTGCTTAACAAAGTTCCCTTCCCAATGCCTGTCCCTACCATATTCAATCTTGATCAGATTGAAGCCCTTTCCACTGATACAGTGGTTTCTGATGATG CTTTAACATTTGAGGATCTGGGAATCACGCCACGCAAGCTGAAGGGCTACCCAACTGAGTTTCTTATACAGTACCGTAAAGGTGGACCACAGTACGGTTCAACAGTTAGCGAGAAAGTATCGCGATCATGGGATTGA